AAATGTTGATGATTACATTGCGTGGGCAGGTGGCTTTACTGAAAGGGCAGAAGATCAGCGTATCGCTGTTATTCGCGCTAACGGCTTAGTTGAGTTTGATAGCAATAAGCCGATTCAAAAAGGCGATCAAATTTTGGTATTGCCAAAAGTTGATACCAAAACGATGCAAGCGGTTAAAGATATCACTCAGATCATCTATCAAATCGCTGTAGCGGCGAACGTGGCGATCAACTAAAAATGAAAAATGACTATATTGTACTTTCTCTAGATCCAATGTTTTCGCCGTTACATTCGAAAATAGCTCACCTCATTGGGAGGGAATCGTATGCAATTACGTCATGTTGGTCAAAGCAACTCTATCTGCGAGGTTTTAGAAAAGAACTTGCCCAGAAAATGATCAACAAAATATCTGTGGAGGAAGCAAATCCTTACCTAGATACCGTGGGCAAGCTAGAAAGTTATTACCACTTCTACGTAGAGAAAATAGAAAAGCGACACTTAAACGAAGAAGAGCTGATCTATATGGCAAAGTTCTATATGGCACTTGAACGGTACATAAAACAACATGATATTTCATTGGTCTTGTTACATAACGATACTCGTTGGTATCACGCAATTGCAGTTAGCCTATGCAAAAAACTGAATATTGAGTATTTGGTTACTGAGCAAGGACTTATCAGGCCACATACAACCGTGCTTGATAGACGAGGTTGTAATGTTAATGCCGAGATCAACTACTTATCGGGTGTGGACTATCGAAATATAGCGCCAAGAACCAAAGTAAAAGTAACAGATAAACATGATTCTTTGCGTTCAATCTGCATGTTTGGTGTCTTTCTTCTCTATCTAATGGCTGAAAAGTGGTTAAGGCGAGATAGTGTGCTGAGTTATATGCATAACGATTACTCGATTGCCAAGTATATCCGTAGGCTCAGAAGAAAGCTGTTCGCGAGAGGTAGGAAACAGTCATATGTGGAAAACAAAACCGCATTGCTTTTTTTACAACTTGAAAATGATTCGCAGATTGTTCAGCACAGCTCTTATAACAGTAATGAGCAAATCATTAAGCTGGTTGGCGCTTTCTGCGAAAAAAACAATTTGAACTTGGTGATAAAAAAACATCCTCTTGATCCAAAAAGCTATAGTTTTTCGAATTATCAACAGTTTGTTGATGGGGATAATAAGATTCTATCTAAGCAAGCAGACCTTGTTATAACGGTTAACTCTAGCGCAGTAATAGATGTATTAGATACTAATACTCCTCTGATCCTACTTGGCAAATCCATATATGCACGGCGAGGATTAGGTATCTATTGGAGTGGAACCGAAGAGAGTACGAGTGTTTATCAAAAAGCGATAAAGAACGTTTGCACAAAAGAGAGAGAGAACTTTCTCGCTTACTTAGCAAATAACTATCTTTTAACCGGCGCTGGTGCTTCTTATCAAACCGAATTGCTCGTCAGTAAACTCGATTTTTTACTAGAAAAAGACGTTGGTTCGCTCGATCAACATGTTGCAAATAACTCTGTTGCTTAAATATGAAGGTTATGGTTTCTGGGTTGAAACCCGTCAATTACGCAACGGATGATTTCTCAGAGTGCTTTTTCGCAAGCCGATTTTTATGAGCTTGAACAAAACGACGGGATGAAATTGCCCCTAAAAAACGGTTCAAAATCGACATGCTCTCAGATGTTGGAGAGAACGTGCGTAAGCAGGTCTCTTCACTCCTACTTATAGCCGACAGAGATAGCAACGCTGCTCTGGATAAATTGTTGAATATTTAGATGAATGAGTTAAGGCAAGCACTAAGCGTGCAAGGGCGGGTAATTTACGCGCTAATTTTACGAGAGGCACTTGCTAAATACGGCAAGAGTCATATTGGCTATTTGTGGGCTGTGTTCGAGCCTTCTTTGCAGGTTTTGGTTTTAGTAACGATATTTTCGGCGTTAGGAAGGCAATCGCCAGTTGGTGGTGACTTGGCTGTGTTTTTCACTACTGGAATAGTACCTTGGCTGATCTATAGCGGTATTTCTTCGCGATTATCGGGTGCGCTGGGTGCCAATCAAGCACTGCTTTCATACCCACATGTAACGCCTTTTGATGTTTTGATGGGGCGAGCATTACTAGAGTCGATAACTATGCTGGTGGTTTTTGTGTTGCTTGTGGCATTACTCCAATTAATGGGGAAGGCGCTGGCTGTTTACGATTTGTTCCATGTTTTGATGGGATTAATGGTACTGGTTGTCTTCTCGACAGGCGTGGGAATGATTAACTCAGCAATCAGGATCTATTTCGATAGTTGGGACAAACTATTTAGTGCTTTTAACCGTCCATTTTACTTTTTGTCCGGTATTTTTTTCACGGCTGCCAGTCTTCCGCCTCAGGCACGGGAGTATTTGCAATGGAATCCGATTTTTCAATGTGTTGAGTGGGTGCGCAGTGGTTTTTTTTCAACCTACCAGAACACTTATATCAACTATAGCTACGCTGTGGTCAGCAGCATAGTGATGGTTTTGCTAGGTCTAACTTTGACTCAATACACTCGACACAAAGCGCGCAACTTATGATTGAGCTAATTAACGTTTCAAAAATCTACCAAACAGCAAGTGGAAAAAAGCAGGTACTCAAACCTTGTAATCTCAAGTTTCCAAAGGGACGAAACATCGGTCTTTTGGGAGTGAACGGCGCTGGAAAATCGACATTACTACGGATGATTGCGGGCTCAGAGGCGCCAACGAGTGGCTTGATTAAGAGGAATATCAAAATGTCGTGGCCTCTCGGATTTGCGGGTGGTTTCAACGGATCGATGACTGGGGCAGAGAACTTGCGTTTCGTTAGCCGGATTTACGGAGCCGACATCAATAAGGTGACTGAGTTTGTCAAGTCGTTTTCTGAACTGGATGACTATTTGGATATGCCAATTCGAAGTTACAGCTCGGGCATGAAGGCTAGGTTGGCATTTGGATTATCGATGGCCATTGACTTTGATTGCTACTTGGTCGACGAAATTACTGGGGTAGGCGATCGAAGGTTTCAGGATAAGTGCCGAGATGCCTTTAGGGCCCGAAGCGAAAAATCCAGCTTGATTATGGTTTCACACAACATGTCGACTCTTAAAGAGCACTGTGATCTGGGATTGGTATTGTCTGGCGGTGAGCTGACCTTCTTTGAAGATATCAATGATGCAATAGATAACTATTTGACACTTTCAAAATGAAATTACAGAAAAAGTACAAAATAATTCTCAACAAGTTTTGGAAAAACCGTAACAACAAGCAACGTAGCTTCTCATTGGTGGTGATTCTTCCTACTTTGCTAGCGGGTATATATTACAGTTTTTTTGCTGCTGACTTATACGTGGTAGAAACACGTTTTGCTGTAAAGGGAAATGAAATGCAGCAAATTGATTTGCTGAGCGGCTTGGCAGGTATGCCTCCTCGAACTGGCAGCACGACAGACTCATATATTGTCCAAGATTACGTTCAGTCGATTGATATCATTCATGCGATTAATGACGACTTGGATTTGTATTCTATTTTCAATCACCAAGATGCTGATTGGTTTTCGAAGTTGGGTGAACAGCCTACACAAGAAGAACTGCTGAGCTACTGGCGTAAGCGGGTCACAGTCTCTTATGACCCTACTACCACCATCATTACGTTGAAGTCACGGGCATTCAGTTCGATGGAGGCAACCCTATTGGCCGAGGCTGTGTTGAATCAAAGTGAGGTTTTGGTCAACAACTTATCTGAGGTCGCTAGAACTGATGATCTGGCCTTTGCTGAAAATGAAGTCGCAAGGGCAGAAGCCCGCGTGACAACAGTTCGGGTGGCGATGAATGATTTCCGTAACGAATTTAAAGATCTCGATCCAACCCAAACCGCTAGTGCGAAAATGATGCTAATCGGTGAACTGGAAGTCCAACTGTCTAAAGCTCATGCAGAGCTGAACGCTTTAAACAGTTATATGAATGATCAAGCCCCGGCGGTCGCCAATCTTACCCGTAGGGTAGAGGCACTGACTCTGCAGATTCAGGTAGAAAAACAGAATATTACTGGTGACAGTAAAACTCAGCCGGCATTGAGCGGGTTGTTTGAAGACTATGAACCGTTGCTGGTAGAGCGGACGTTTGCTGAAAAAGCCTTTACATCTGCACTTGCATCTCTTGAAGCCGCACGCATTGAAGCATCGCGAAAACATCGCTACTTAGCAACCTTTGTGGTTCCGATTAACCCAGATGAAGCAATTGAGCCGAAGCGCGTGAAGTCGGTCGTTACCGTCTTGATAGCGAGTTTGATGAGTTGGGCAATTGGTCTATTGGGGTTAGGAATTATTAGAGAGCATATTGGATGGGTGTAAGAGTGGCAAGTTAGACGCTTGTGCAATTAATAGAGAAGTGCAAATTGAACAGCATAGAAAATATCGTAAAATCGAATACGGAAACGTATAAAAGCAAGAAATATTTATTTATAGAGAACAAATCAAGTGATAGGTTGCTAATTATACTTTCTCCTCACAATCAAGGAGATAATTTTTCTTGGAAAAAATATTTAATATACAACGAAGTAGCCAATCTTTTGTATTTGAACAACCCTGATGATAATTACTATGATTACTGTGATAATCATAAAGAGTATGTGGAAATTATCAGACATTATATCTCAAAGTTTTACAGAAAAGATTGCTTTATTATGGGTTCTAGCATGTCTGGAACCGTGGCTATTAGAATTGGTATTGAGTTGGATTTGAATGTCATTTCATTCGCTCCACAAGTGTCATTTAATGAAACCGTAGAGTTTGCGACAGTTTCATTTCCTAATAACCCCAAGGTAAAATTGATTGGTGACATTAGAAAAATAAAGGAAAGCGGATGCTGGGTTGATCTGGATAAATATATATCTAGTAACCAAAAACACATTCCACCAATATATTTAAGTTTTAATCACTTAAGATTTGATACAAGGAATGCTTATAATCTTATAAATTCATTAATGAAGGTTGCGAATGGGAAAATGATTGTTAACCATTCGGAAAGTTCAAGTCATGGATTTAGTATTTTTAGCAAAGAGGATGCTATTTCACTCGTAAATATAATGAATATACTCTCTATATTTAGAGAGAATAAGTTTAGTTGGGAATATAGGTAATGAATATTGCAGTAGTTTTAGCCGGTGGTGTCGGTTCTAGATTTGGCAAAGCTTATCCGAAGCAGTTTGCCAAAGTTGCGGGTAAAACTTTGATCGAACATACATTAGATGTTTTTGAAATTAATTCAGATATTGATGATGTGATAGTCGTTTCCAAAGGGGGCTTCGTTGATTTAATCTGGGAAATGGTTAACAAAAATGGTTATCATAAAATTAAGAGTGTAATTTCAGGTGGCAATGAAAGAATGGACTCAACGTTCAATGCTCTAGAATATATTCGAGATAATTATGATGCAACTAGCGATATAAATTTGATTATCCACGATGCAGTTAGACCGTTTGTAAGTGATGAAATTATCACGGCTTGTATTAACGAATTAAATATCTTTGACGCAGTTGATGTTGTCATAAATAGTGCGGACACAATCGTTGAAGTGGACGATGATGGAAACTTAGTTAATATCCCGGAACGAAGTAAACTGCGCAGAGGTCAAACACCACAGTGCTTTAAGTTTCATGTTTTGTATGAAGCATATGTTTTGGCTAAAGCTCAAGAAAACATGAAAGTCACGTGTGATTGTGGTGTGCTGCTACAGGTTATGCCACACGTGAAGATATCAACAGTACACGGCCATGATACGAATATTAAAATTACCGAGCCTATTGATATTTCAATTGCTGATTACGTCTTTCAGCAAAAAGGTGAGAATAGATTATCTTTCCTAAAAAAAAGAACTAAGAAATAGAATTAGAGACAAAGTACTTGTCGTTTATGGTGGAAGCTATGGTATTGGTCAAGATATTATAGACCTAGCAAATGAATGTGGTGCAATAACCTACTCATTTAGTCGTGGTCAGACTAATACTGACATTTCAAACTCCGCAGATATTGAATATTCACTAAAGAAAGTTTTCGATAACGAGGGTAGAATTGATTTTGTTATTAATAGTGCTGCTCTTTTGAAAAAAGAAACCATTAATGAACATGTCAGATAGTGAGATTAAAAATATAATTGATGTGAACTTGTATGGTGCAATTTTACTGGCAAAAAAGGCATTTCCATATTTGAAGCAAACGCAAGGTGCGATGTTAAACTTTACATCTAGTTCCTACACTCGTGGTAGATCCTATTACAGCTCATATTGTAGTTCAAAGGCAGGGGTTGTTAACTTAACCCAGTCACTTGCAGAAGAGTGGTACGATTTTAATGTCAAAGTAAATTGCATTAATCCCGAGAGGACATCAACACCAATGAGAAGAACAAATTTTGGTCATGAAGATCCTACTACACTCTTGAAATCTGAGGATGTTGCCGTTGCTTCATTGAACACTCTAGTTTCTCTATCCTCAGGGCATATCGTCAATGTTAAGTTTGATAATGTTTTGGAGAGAAATGAATACTTTAATTCAAAATAAGATATTTAATGTTTTAAAAAACTCCTTCCAAAAGGAATGAGAAAGCGATTAAAAAGTGAATTAAAGCGTCGTGGATACTGTGTCTCAAATAAAATAATAGTATCCGCTAAATCATCTGGTTTATCAAAAGTAAATATAAATAGTAATTTAATGAAGGTTAAGGCTACAATGGTGAATGATATAAATTTCATGTTTCCTATAGAATATATTATTCATACAGGTGAAGGCAAAGCTGCTGTACCGCACATATCAATTTGGTATCCGAGTTTTCGGGCCGCGTATTCAACAAGAACACTAATCTTGACAAGAAATCAGGTCGCTTTTGATTCAATTAGCTTGTACCTAAAAAAGCATGATTATCCAAACATGGTTGTACTGTGTAAATCTGAAAAAGATGTTGATGAACTGTTTAGAAAATGTGTCGGTGTTAAAGCTTGCTTTTATCCATCTAATACTGGAAACAATATTCATCCACTGAAGCAAACCGGAATTAAGCATGTGTTTATTGGGCATGGTGATAGTGACAAATCAGCTAGTGCTCACAAGTTTTTCCGTGTTTACGATGAAAACTGGGTTGCTGGTGACGCTAACATCGATCGTTTTTCAAAGATAACAACGAATGGTCTTCAATTCAGAAAGGTTGGCCGACCAAATATGCGCGATATCCTTTGTGGTAACACGTGTTCTTGGAGTGATCGTTTTTCTGGTAAACTAAACGTATTATACCTTCCAACTTGGGAGGGTGTTTACAATGAGCAAAATTATTCATCAATCTCATTGAGTGGCAAAATATCAAATATTGTTAATAAGCTGTCAGTTTTTTCAGCTAAATTTCATCCGATGACTGGTTCGCGTGACCCTGAGTGTTTGAAATGCGTATCCGAGTGTAGCAAAGATAGCAATATATTTAGTGCTGACCAACCGTTGTCCACATTTATTTCTGATTATAATGTGTTTATATGTGATATTTCTGCTGTTGTATCAGAATGTCTATCATTGAATGCACCAATTTTTATTTACATACCTAAGGATAAAAAAATAAATTTATCTGAAAGTAAAATGCCATATTCACATTATTGCTACGTTTTTCATGACGAGTTCGAACTAGAAGAATTGTTGATGAGGGTCGTTGTGAATAAAGATGATTATTTGTCGGAAAATAGAGAGCAAGCAATGGAGTATATTCTTGGTCGCAATGCAACCATTGGCAATGCATTTAATAAGTTGTTAGAGTCTGGAAGGTTTGAAGATGTTCAGTATTAATATGTTAAGTAAACTAAAAAGAAGTAGAGTTAAATACTTAATTCATCTTCCTGGTGACTATAACAAGTCGAGCAGATATCTCAGACATTGGTCTGCGCGATTCTTACGTTCATCTGTAAAGTTCTCGGTTCTAGTTAGAGACTATGATTTCTATCTTAAAATTAAGGAAGAGCTAAGGTTTATTGATTTTGTTTATGCTAAATCTCCGTTGGATGTTGAAGGTGTAATCAGTGAGTTTCCATCACTAAAGACGATTGTATATTTGAATAACTTCGCTATGAATATTCATACGTTGAGGTTTAACAACTATGAGCATGTTTTCATAGGAAATAAAAATACAGATCTATATTCTATACCTACCAACTACTATAAGGCATATGACTCGATATATGTGAGTGGTTGCTTTGCTATGGATAAATTCAAAGAGTCGAACGTTTATAGTTCTGGCGTTAAATTTGAATCTATCGGAGTTGATATTCCTGTGGGAAACTGTGATTCTAATGATGTTTCATTGGTAATCAGCGATGGATGTCTTGTTGATCGAAGTTTGTATTCTACTCTAATGTCTTTGGTTGCTAATGGTGTTAGGAATGTAACTCTAATATGTAATAACAAGATCCAAGACAGGCTAAGAGAAAACATAATCGAATTTGAACATATGTTTGATTTGAATATCTTTCTGACAAACGAAATAAATAGCCTACTATCTAAGAAGATGGTCATTGTTGACTATGAAAATGTAACATTGGATCACATTTACTCTGGAAGTCCGCTATATATTTTTAGGGACGAGAACTATAAAGGTTCTCCTAAAGACTATAGATACTTTTTTAGTGATTTACCATTTGTTAATACAGTGGATGGTAGGGCTAATAATATTAGCATTGAAATTGAGAAATTTAGTAGAAGTCACTTTGATCAGTGGAAAGCATTCCTACTGAACAACTTTGACCCGGACAATTTTGCTGGATGTTTTGGCAAGTGATTGATGTGTTGGCCTGAATGCTTTGGGCCAACATTAATTATAGGGGAGTGATTGGTGAGGCTTACTTCTGCGATAAAAAACTTAATTTGGAACTACTTCTTTGTAACGCCGATATCAAATATATCTAATAAGAATTACTTAAAAATCTTTGGTGTTCCTATTGTAACCACTCAGATTACAATGATGGAAATGACTCGTTCATTTAGATACGCGATATATTTGGATAGCAAAGACGTTAATACTCTAGTTCATGTTATGAAATGGTTTGAATCTGGGTTCTTTAGCAAGTCTGAAACAGTGGTTATTTTACGGGGTTACGTCAGAGGATTTTTTTCATTTGAACGATTTTTTGATGAAAACTCAATCCAGTTTGTTGCTTATAACAAGTACTCATCAATTTCTATTTCTGATTTTGATTTCATATTCTATCCTTTTAATACAAATACCAATCAGATTATAATGAAAAATAGGAATGTGATACATGTTTTTATTGGCCATGGTGAAAGTGATAAACTCGCATCAGTCAATCCAATGATTAGAATGTATGACCATGTTTTTGTATCTGGTGACGTTTCTATTGAGAGATTGACAAGAAATAAATTAGTTACTGAATATGATGTTATTAACGGGAAGTGTGTGAAAATTGGTGTTCCTTATATCAGTTGTAATACTGCGGGAGAGTCTTTAACTACCGCCAATGTGCAAGGTGTTTTGTATGCGCCAACCTGGGAAGGGGCTGATATCAATCAAGCCTATTCATCATTGTTAATCGCAACAGATTTGATTGAAAACATGCTTTCTAGAGGTTTGACCGTATATTTTCAGCCTCACCCATCAACAGGTATAAGAACACCTGCGTATAAAGAAAAAATTGACTCTATTTTGTCTCAGTTTGCTCGCAAAGATTGTTTTGTATATATAGATAACAGTTCTGATAATATTTTTAGTGCAAATGAGCGATTCGGTAAATTCGGGCCTTGTTACTACAATACGATCGTTACTGATATATCATCGATGGTAATGCTTGGCTTTGTTCATCAAAAAAATACATTCGTGTATGTGAGCGATTATCATCTGGAATTACTTGAAAAAGAACTTTTGATAACGAGTCGTTCGGATATTGTTTTTAGTTCCACTAAAGAATTTCTCCGCATAGAGACTGATTATTTTACTAGGCCTCCTGCATTGGATGTGAGTCCGCTGGTCTCAGTTGAGAATTATTTTGACAATCTAGATTATAGTGATTTCATCTCGACGTTCAAATCTGTCTTGGAGGATGATATCTATAGTAATGGCTGCTTTTCGTGATTTGCATATCAATCGGAATATTAAAAATAAAACATCTTCGTAAATTTATCACTGCGACGGATCCATCAGATACAAGTCAGTTTAGTAGAGTAATAGGGTGGGGTAACAAGCATTCATCAAGAAGAGCTATTAGCTTAGCAGCTATATTAAACCGAACTTATTGCGCGCTAGAGGATGGCTTTTTGCGCTCTATTGGGTTGGGGGTTGATGGTGTGCAGCCACTAAGTTTAGTCGTTGATGAGGTAGGTATCTATTACGATGCACGGAAGCCTTCACGACTGGAGCAACTGATCACAGCCAACGCAGACATTACGAAAGAGGCTGAGTCTCGCAGCCGGCGGTGCATTTCAGCCATTCGCGAGTATCGCCTGTCTAAATATAATCAAAACCAAAGCGATCCGCAGTTGCGCGCGGCTGCGCCCAAGATCGTGGTGATTGATCAGACGCAAGGTGATGCCTCTGTAGAGGGAGCCATGGCGAATCAAGAGACTTTCATTGATATGCTGCGCTGTGCAGTAGAATCGCATCCTAATGAAACGGTTTGGGTTAAGGTACATCCAGATGTAGTGCACGGCCAAAAAAAGGGGTTTTTGTATCCATTGCCGTTTGAGCATCCCAACGTAAAGTTGTATGCCGAGCCAGTGAATCCATGGGATTTTCTGGAAACAAGCACACACGTTTATACGGTCTCTAGCCTAATGGGATTCGAGGCTCTGATGGCAGGTGCGCAGGTACATTGCTTCGGCATGCCGTTCTATGCGGGTTGGGGGCTAACCTACGATCAGCAAAGATGCGAGCGCCGCAACAAGTCGCGCACCCTAGAGCAAATATTCGATGCGGCCTATATTCAGTATGCCCGTTATGTAGACCCGATTTTGGGCGAACGTTGCGAGATAGAGCAGATTATCAGCTATCTTAGCGATCAGATCGCATGGCAAGCAAACGCGAAGACGAAGGTTTGCCTTTCAAGTTTGTCGTGGTGGAAACGGCTCTGGCTCGATGATTACATGCGTGCTTGGGGTTTTAAGCTGTCAGCTAGTGGTAGTTCAATCCGTTGGGGCAGAGGAGAGCCGGATGAGGAAGGCTTCTGTATCGAGGATGGCTTTATCCGTTCGGTGGGGTTGGGGGTTCACTTTAACCGTCCGGTGTCTTTGGTATGTGATCGTCGGGGAATTTACTTTGATGCCCGAGTCGAGAGTGATTTGGAATATGCTCTTAATCACACTAAGTGTTCTGACTGGGGACAGTGGCGAGCACAAGAGCTTATCACCCGGTTGCTCTCTGCCAATCTAACCAAATACAACGTCGGTACTGATACTGTGTTGGATTTACCTGTTGGCCGAAAGGTCATCTTGGTGCCGGGTCAGGTGGAAAGTGATGCCTCTATCCGTTGCGGTTCGCTTGAGGTAACGACCAACGAAGCGTTGCTCAGGGCGGCACGCGATGCTGAGCCGGATGCCTATATTATCTATAAACCGCATCCTGATGTGGTTGCTGGTCAGCGTGATCAAGGCAAATGGCAAGGTGACTTTACTTCCTTAGCGGACCACGTTGAGGTGGAGATTGCCATGGCACAACTTCTTGAACAGGTTAATGAAGTGCATACGATGACCTCGCTTACTGGGTTTGAAGCGCTTTTACGCGGTAAGAAGGTGACTACCTATGGCATGCCGTTTTATGCCGGATGGGGCTTGACTAGGGATATGATGACCTGCGAGCGTCGTAAGCGTCGTCACAGTTTGGAAAGTTTGGTGTATTTTACACTGATTAATTATCCTACTTACGTCGATCCGCTGACACGCCGCTTATGCAGCGCTGAGCAGGCTATTGAGCGAGTGCGGCAGATGAAATGCGGTTCAGTTGAGGTAAAAGAAACCAAGCTTCGGTTATTACTCATGCTCAAGCGTGTTAAGCATATCGCCAAATGCTGAGTGTCTCCGGCAGTTAGAGCATCCTTTAAATATTTGTGGTATTTCATGTTTGGTGGGATCTAAAGCAGGATACCATCGAATTATCCCTGTTGGTTATTTGCCGACCAAAAGTAGTTAGCAAGTTATGGTCAATATTGGTTGTCCGTTGTTTATAACTAAGTTCATAGTTCATCCATTTATTAGTGTTTTTGCAAATGCAGACAGGTTTTCTTTTCCTAGTGATATTTGCTACTGCTTTGGTATCTCTGTTGATACTAACTCGTGTAGCAAAGATTTATAATTGGCTTGATTCTCCTAGTCAACGCAAGGTGCATCAGGGAGATGTTCCATTGGTTGGGGGATTATCTATTCTATTTGGTGTCATTGCTTTAGTGTTGACTCAGCCAGAGGTGCTTGATAAGCAATACCAGTTTATATGCCTAGCAGTTGGCTTTTTAGCGATTGGTTTTTTTGATGACAAGTACAGTTTGAGTGTTAAGCTGAGGCTGATTTTGTTGCTCGTTCTATCAGTCTGGGTTGGAGGTGTGGAAGAGGTTGCGTTGTTCTACTTAGGAAACCTGTTCGGAAACGGTGACATTTTTCTCAGTCAGATTTTTATTCTGTTGTTTACCGTCGCAGCAATCATTGGTTGTGTAACAGCGTTTAATATGATCGATGGTCTGGATGGCCTGCTTGGCGTCTTATCGAGTGTCACTTTTCTTAGTCTGTTTATTGTGTTTCATTTGGCTGAACTAGAAAAATATGCTCTATTTTGTGCAGGTTTTATCATCGCGATGTTGCCTTACATTGCTTTTAATGTTTTTAGTAAAGCAAGGCATCGCGTATTTATGGGGGATGCGGGTAGTGCGTTTGTAGGTTTTATCATCATCTGGTTACTTTTGTTTCTCACTCAACCTAAAAGCATGACAGATTATCCTTTTGGAGTGATCAAACCTATATATGTGCTTTGGTTTATTGCTATTCCTTTTATGGACATGATGTTGGTAATTATCAAGCGTGGAATGCGAAGACAATCATTAACCAGCGCTGATCGAACTCATATCCACCATCTATTGTTAGAATGCGGCTTAAGTGCCAATAAAATATTGCTGCTACTATCTGGGACTGCGCTATGTTTAGCAAGTGTGGGTCTTTGGTGCCATTTTTATGCGATAAATCAGTTTGCATGCCTCGTCGTTTTTTCTCTCACTTTCCTTT
This window of the Vibrio panuliri genome carries:
- a CDS encoding capsular polysaccharide export protein, LipB/KpsS family; the protein is MKNDYIVLSLDPMFSPLHSKIAHLIGRESYAITSCWSKQLYLRGFRKELAQKMINKISVEEANPYLDTVGKLESYYHFYVEKIEKRHLNEEELIYMAKFYMALERYIKQHDISLVLLHNDTRWYHAIAVSLCKKLNIEYLVTEQGLIRPHTTVLDRRGCNVNAEINYLSGVDYRNIAPRTKVKVTDKHDSLRSICMFGVFLLYLMAEKWLRRDSVLSYMHNDYSIAKYIRRLRRKLFARGRKQSYVENKTALLFLQLENDSQIVQHSSYNSNEQIIKLVGAFCEKNNLNLVIKKHPLDPKSYSFSNYQQFVDGDNKILSKQADLVITVNSSAVIDVLDTNTPLILLGKSIYARRGLGIYWSGTEESTSVYQKAIKNVCTKERENFLAYLANNYLLTGAGASYQTELLVSKLDFLLEKDVGSLDQHVANNSVA
- a CDS encoding ABC transporter permease → MNELRQALSVQGRVIYALILREALAKYGKSHIGYLWAVFEPSLQVLVLVTIFSALGRQSPVGGDLAVFFTTGIVPWLIYSGISSRLSGALGANQALLSYPHVTPFDVLMGRALLESITMLVVFVLLVALLQLMGKALAVYDLFHVLMGLMVLVVFSTGVGMINSAIRIYFDSWDKLFSAFNRPFYFLSGIFFTAASLPPQAREYLQWNPIFQCVEWVRSGFFSTYQNTYINYSYAVVSSIVMVLLGLTLTQYTRHKARNL
- a CDS encoding ABC transporter ATP-binding protein, whose translation is MIELINVSKIYQTASGKKQVLKPCNLKFPKGRNIGLLGVNGAGKSTLLRMIAGSEAPTSGLIKRNIKMSWPLGFAGGFNGSMTGAENLRFVSRIYGADINKVTEFVKSFSELDDYLDMPIRSYSSGMKARLAFGLSMAIDFDCYLVDEITGVGDRRFQDKCRDAFRARSEKSSLIMVSHNMSTLKEHCDLGLVLSGGELTFFEDINDAIDNYLTLSK
- a CDS encoding capsule biosynthesis protein, which encodes MKLQKKYKIILNKFWKNRNNKQRSFSLVVILPTLLAGIYYSFFAADLYVVETRFAVKGNEMQQIDLLSGLAGMPPRTGSTTDSYIVQDYVQSIDIIHAINDDLDLYSIFNHQDADWFSKLGEQPTQEELLSYWRKRVTVSYDPTTTIITLKSRAFSSMEATLLAEAVLNQSEVLVNNLSEVARTDDLAFAENEVARAEARVTTVRVAMNDFRNEFKDLDPTQTASAKMMLIGELEVQLSKAHAELNALNSYMNDQAPAVANLTRRVEALTLQIQVEKQNITGDSKTQPALSGLFEDYEPLLVERTFAEKAFTSALASLEAARIEASRKHRYLATFVVPINPDEAIEPKRVKSVVTVLIASLMSWAIGLLGLGIIREHIGWV
- a CDS encoding IspD/TarI family cytidylyltransferase: MNIAVVLAGGVGSRFGKAYPKQFAKVAGKTLIEHTLDVFEINSDIDDVIVVSKGGFVDLIWEMVNKNGYHKIKSVISGGNERMDSTFNALEYIRDNYDATSDINLIIHDAVRPFVSDEIITACINELNIFDAVDVVINSADTIVEVDDDGNLVNIPERSKLRRGQTPQCFKFHVLYEAYVLAKAQENMKVTCDCGVLLQVMPHVKISTVHGHDTNIKITEPIDISIADYVFQQKGENRLSFLKKRTKK
- a CDS encoding SDR family oxidoreductase; translation: MNMSDSEIKNIIDVNLYGAILLAKKAFPYLKQTQGAMLNFTSSSYTRGRSYYSSYCSSKAGVVNLTQSLAEEWYDFNVKVNCINPERTSTPMRRTNFGHEDPTTLLKSEDVAVASLNTLVSLSSGHIVNVKFDNVLERNEYFNSK
- a CDS encoding capsular polysaccharide biosynthesis protein, which codes for MICISIGILKIKHLRKFITATDPSDTSQFSRVIGWGNKHSSRRAISLAAILNRTYCALEDGFLRSIGLGVDGVQPLSLVVDEVGIYYDARKPSRLEQLITANADITKEAESRSRRCISAIREYRLSKYNQNQSDPQLRAAAPKIVVIDQTQGDASVEGAMANQETFIDMLRCAVESHPNETVWVKVHPDVVHGQKKGFLYPLPFEHPNVKLYAEPVNPWDFLETSTHVYTVSSLMGFEALMAGAQVHCFGMPFYAGWGLTYDQQRCERRNKSRTLEQIFDAAYIQYARYVDPILGERCEIEQIISYLSDQIAWQANAKTKVCLSSLSWWKRLWLDDYMRAWGFKLSASGSSIRWGRGEPDEEGFCIEDGFIRSVGLGVHFNRPVSLVCDRRGIYFDARVESDLEYALNHTKCSDWGQWRAQELITRLLSANLTKYNVGTDTVLDLPVGRKVILVPGQVESDASIRCGSLEVTTNEALLRAARDAEPDAYIIYKPHPDVVAGQRDQGKWQGDFTSLADHVEVEIAMAQLLEQVNEVHTMTSLTGFEALLRGKKVTTYGMPFYAGWGLTRDMMTCERRKRRHSLESLVYFTLINYPTYVDPLTRRLCSAEQAIERVRQMKCGSVEVKETKLRLLLMLKRVKHIAKC